The following proteins come from a genomic window of Syntrophorhabdaceae bacterium:
- a CDS encoding class I SAM-dependent DNA methyltransferase, producing the protein MNNFNEKTSFIWSVADLLRGPYHPNQYKDVMLPLTVLRRLDCVLEPTKAKVLKEQEKLSGGKVKNIEPILCRVTGMPFYNTSLFTFEKLKGDPANIAANLVNYIKGFSTRAREIMEHFGFEEHIAKLEKADRLYLVVSKFCDIDLHPSAVSNLEMGYIFEELIRRFNEVSNETAGDHFTPREVISLMVDLLFVPDGDILTTKGIVRTLYDPACGTGGMLSVSEEYVRKLNTDASLQVFGQDYNAQAYAICGSDMMIKGQDIGHIAFGNSFTDDHFPNHRFEYMLANPPFGVEWKPEAEVIKREHDEQGFGGRFGAGLPRINDGSLLFLLHMISKRKDPKEGGTRLAIVFNGSPLFTGAAGSGESDIRRWIIENDWLEAIVALPDQLFYNTGISTYLWIVTNRKEPKRKGKIQLVDGTSFFKKMRRSLGNKRNEVCEDQRGDITRLYGDFKEGEQVRIFDNEDFGYRRITVERPMRRNYAVDEERLARVREASAFEGLASSKKRKDVKGMEAEVEEGKKLQEAIFEALSGLASKGVVKNREEFSDLMKGAFNKAGLKTAAPLFKAILTALSERDETADVCVDAKGNPEPDPDLRDYENIPLKEGVEEYMKREVLPHAPDVWIDHSKTKIGYEINFNRYFYRYVPPRPLEEIEADLRIIEKEIADMLTEVTE; encoded by the coding sequence ATGAATAATTTCAACGAGAAAACCAGCTTCATCTGGTCCGTTGCGGATCTCCTCCGCGGACCATACCACCCGAACCAGTACAAGGACGTCATGCTTCCATTGACCGTCCTGAGACGCCTGGACTGTGTTCTTGAGCCCACAAAGGCAAAAGTCCTCAAGGAGCAGGAAAAGCTCTCAGGGGGCAAGGTAAAGAACATAGAGCCTATTCTCTGTCGTGTCACCGGCATGCCTTTCTACAACACGAGCCTTTTCACCTTTGAGAAGCTCAAGGGCGACCCCGCCAACATTGCCGCCAACCTTGTCAACTACATCAAGGGCTTCTCCACCCGGGCCCGGGAGATCATGGAACATTTCGGGTTCGAGGAGCATATTGCGAAGCTGGAGAAAGCGGACCGCCTCTACCTCGTCGTGTCGAAGTTCTGCGACATAGACCTCCACCCCAGTGCCGTATCGAACCTCGAGATGGGTTACATCTTCGAGGAGCTCATCCGCAGGTTTAACGAGGTATCGAACGAAACGGCTGGCGATCACTTCACCCCCCGCGAGGTCATCAGCCTGATGGTGGATCTCCTTTTTGTCCCGGATGGTGATATTCTCACCACCAAGGGTATCGTCAGGACCCTCTACGACCCTGCCTGTGGTACTGGTGGCATGCTCTCCGTGTCGGAGGAGTATGTCCGAAAGCTTAACACCGACGCCAGCCTTCAGGTGTTCGGACAGGACTACAACGCACAGGCCTATGCCATATGCGGATCCGACATGATGATCAAGGGGCAAGACATCGGACATATTGCCTTCGGGAACAGTTTCACCGACGACCACTTCCCGAACCACAGGTTCGAGTACATGCTCGCGAACCCTCCCTTCGGAGTGGAGTGGAAGCCGGAGGCCGAGGTCATCAAACGCGAGCACGATGAGCAGGGATTCGGTGGTCGCTTCGGTGCCGGTCTTCCCAGGATCAATGATGGGTCCCTCCTGTTCCTGCTGCACATGATAAGTAAGAGGAAGGATCCCAAGGAGGGCGGCACCCGCCTGGCTATTGTTTTTAACGGTTCCCCTCTCTTTACCGGGGCTGCCGGTTCGGGAGAAAGCGACATCCGCCGATGGATCATCGAGAACGACTGGCTCGAGGCCATCGTGGCCCTCCCCGACCAGCTTTTCTACAACACCGGGATATCCACCTATCTCTGGATCGTCACCAACCGGAAGGAACCGAAGCGCAAAGGGAAGATACAGCTCGTCGACGGCACATCCTTCTTCAAGAAGATGCGCAGGTCCCTGGGGAACAAGCGCAACGAGGTCTGCGAGGACCAGCGGGGGGACATCACCCGCCTGTATGGGGATTTCAAGGAAGGCGAGCAGGTCCGTATCTTCGACAACGAGGACTTCGGATACCGGCGCATCACGGTGGAGAGACCCATGAGGCGTAACTATGCCGTGGATGAGGAGCGGCTTGCCCGCGTGAGAGAGGCTAGTGCGTTTGAGGGTCTCGCGTCCAGCAAGAAGCGCAAGGATGTAAAAGGGATGGAGGCCGAGGTCGAGGAGGGAAAGAAGCTCCAGGAGGCTATCTTCGAAGCCTTGTCGGGACTGGCATCGAAGGGTGTGGTCAAGAACCGGGAAGAATTCTCCGACCTGATGAAGGGGGCCTTCAACAAGGCAGGCTTGAAGACCGCCGCCCCGTTGTTCAAGGCCATCCTGACGGCACTGTCCGAGCGTGACGAGACGGCAGATGTGTGTGTTGACGCGAAGGGCAACCCCGAACCGGACCCGGATCTGCGCGACTACGAGAACATCCCCCTTAAGGAGGGTGTGGAAGAGTACATGAAACGCGAGGTCCTTCCCCATGCGCCCGATGTGTGGATCGATCACAGCAAGACGAAGATCGGGTACGAGATCAACTTCAACCGGTATTTCTACAGGTATGTGCCACCGCGTCCGCTGGAAGAGATAGAGGCAGACCTCCGGATCATCGAGAAGGAAATAGCGGATATGCTGACAGAGGTAACGGAATGA
- a CDS encoding RES domain-containing protein — translation MNLPQVDYLQQEATDILAESDSDRLCRKWRNFLRYYDAITGNLFYDFPLWRARKCMDCTGFSSTADLYYPPPNITEAGRINEAGAPVLYLSFNKFTTLCEIGARQGDHVHLVGYSMNQDRPLRTLIIGEINNVHKRGQGLIPGRLSEEINRILNGLSLETGYSFVFMDAFLAGVLSDRNAGTNNYLHSRTLCKALVEKYEGIDAVHYPSVALEGSMNLAIIPKAADETLRVMGTSVIVIEKEYDYGLFRFRLVKYSKSSLANGVILWTDVGGPV, via the coding sequence ATGAATCTCCCACAAGTTGACTATCTTCAGCAAGAAGCAACGGACATCCTGGCTGAATCTGACAGTGATAGACTCTGCAGGAAGTGGCGTAATTTCCTGCGTTACTATGACGCCATAACTGGTAACCTTTTCTACGATTTTCCTCTTTGGAGGGCAAGAAAATGTATGGATTGCACTGGTTTTTCAAGTACCGCTGACCTCTACTATCCCCCGCCAAATATTACCGAGGCTGGGCGCATAAACGAGGCTGGCGCACCAGTACTGTATCTTTCCTTTAATAAATTCACAACGCTGTGCGAAATAGGAGCTAGACAAGGCGACCATGTTCATCTCGTAGGGTATTCGATGAATCAGGATCGGCCCCTCAGGACCCTCATAATAGGAGAAATCAACAACGTTCACAAAAGGGGTCAAGGCCTAATCCCTGGCAGATTGAGTGAGGAAATCAACAGAATTTTGAATGGTCTTTCACTTGAGACTGGATACAGTTTCGTGTTCATGGATGCCTTCTTGGCAGGTGTTCTATCGGACCGAAACGCGGGAACCAACAACTACCTGCATTCCCGCACGTTGTGCAAGGCACTGGTCGAGAAGTACGAAGGTATAGACGCCGTTCACTATCCGAGCGTAGCTTTGGAGGGATCAATGAACCTTGCCATCATCCCCAAGGCAGCAGATGAAACCCTGAGAGTCATGGGCACAAGCGTCATCGTTATTGAAAAAGAATACGACTATGGTCTTTTTCGATTTAGGCTTGTCAAGTACTCAAAGAGTTCCCTGGCCAACGGCGTTATTTTGTGGACTGACGTCGGAGGACCAGTCTAA
- a CDS encoding virulence RhuM family protein produces the protein MIKNLPAPGDSQIVIYQVESGTTRLEVRLQDETVWLTQNLMAELYQTTKQNISLHIQNIYEEGELDPEATVKKYLTVRPEGSRTVKRPLDYYNLDMIIAVGYRVKSGVATRFRQWATVRLREYVVKGFTLDDERLKGGSGLVDYFDELLARIREIRASEARVYQRIREIFALACDYREGEEETQRFFATMQNKMHHAATGMTAAEIVRRRADAGRTNMGLTSWKGGRVLKRDVGTAKNYLDTKEIDTLNRITVMFLDQAEFRAQRRQDISMRDWEIFLDKFLRDTELPVLSGPGMVSRNEALEWAEVQYDAFAERRRLETESEAEARYVEDLQTSAKTLETERKEQPGKKKRQRRGGKYGPGKGDNS, from the coding sequence ATGATTAAGAACCTGCCCGCCCCCGGCGACTCTCAGATTGTCATCTATCAGGTGGAATCCGGCACGACCCGCCTTGAGGTGCGGCTGCAGGATGAGACCGTCTGGTTGACACAGAACCTGATGGCAGAGCTGTACCAAACCACCAAGCAGAACATAAGCCTGCACATACAGAATATTTATGAAGAGGGCGAACTCGACCCGGAGGCAACCGTCAAGAAATACTTGACAGTTCGCCCGGAGGGCTCGCGGACGGTCAAGCGACCGCTAGATTATTACAACCTGGACATGATCATTGCGGTAGGTTACCGGGTCAAGTCCGGCGTTGCTACCCGGTTCCGCCAGTGGGCCACGGTTCGCCTTCGTGAATACGTCGTCAAGGGGTTTACGCTCGACGACGAACGGCTCAAGGGTGGCAGTGGGCTGGTGGACTACTTTGATGAACTGCTTGCGCGCATCCGGGAGATTCGCGCCAGTGAAGCGCGCGTCTACCAACGCATCCGGGAGATCTTCGCGCTGGCCTGTGACTACCGGGAAGGCGAGGAGGAAACACAACGCTTTTTCGCCACCATGCAGAACAAGATGCACCATGCCGCCACCGGCATGACGGCTGCGGAGATCGTCCGGAGGCGAGCGGACGCAGGCAGGACCAACATGGGCCTAACCTCGTGGAAAGGTGGCCGGGTGCTGAAACGCGATGTGGGCACGGCCAAGAACTACCTCGATACCAAAGAGATCGACACGCTCAACCGCATCACGGTGATGTTCTTGGACCAAGCCGAGTTCCGCGCCCAGCGGCGACAGGACATCAGCATGCGCGATTGGGAGATCTTCCTCGACAAGTTCCTCCGCGATACCGAACTGCCGGTACTCTCCGGGCCTGGTATGGTCAGCCGCAACGAGGCTCTCGAATGGGCGGAGGTGCAGTACGACGCCTTTGCTGAGCGGAGACGGCTGGAAACAGAATCCGAGGCCGAGGCGCGGTATGTGGAAGACCTGCAAACTTCCGCGAAGACGCTGGAGACGGAGCGTAAGGAGCAACCCGGCAAGAAGAAACGCCAGAGGAGAGGCGGCAAATACGGGCCGGGCAAAGGGGATAACTCGTGA
- a CDS encoding restriction endonuclease subunit S, whose protein sequence is MEWLGEIPEHWSTQKLKFNSYIKGRIGWQNLRGDEFTDAGPYLVTGMHFKDGSVDWNSCYHITEDRYLMAPEIFVQEGDVLITKDGSIGKLAYIDQLPGKASLNSHLLIIRPVGDAYTSRFLYHLLGSELFQRFVVIEQKGTTFYGITQESVEGFPAVLPSSDEQRSIASFLDRETGRIDELIARKQRQIDLLQEKRSALISHVVTKGLDPDVKMKDSGVEWLGEVPGHWDVYRLRVLLKDCEGIKIGPFGSALRLEYIQEDGYKVYGQEHLINADFSLGHKYIDEDKFEELIMCEILPGDLVVSMMGTTGKCQVVPEGIERGIMDSHLLRLRPNESVFPFYLALLINDSDCIRYQITTNSKGSIMEGLNSFIIKELLVALPSLTEQRSIVAFLDRETSHINELIEKVKKSIDLLREYRTALISAAVTGKIDVREEVA, encoded by the coding sequence GTGGAGTGGTTGGGGGAGATTCCGGAGCATTGGTCAACTCAAAAGTTGAAATTCAATTCTTATATCAAAGGCCGTATTGGCTGGCAAAACCTTCGTGGTGACGAATTCACAGATGCAGGTCCTTACCTGGTGACTGGTATGCACTTTAAGGATGGAAGCGTTGATTGGAACTCGTGTTATCACATTACGGAAGACCGCTATCTGATGGCTCCCGAGATATTCGTACAAGAAGGGGATGTTTTGATTACCAAGGATGGTTCCATAGGCAAACTCGCATACATCGATCAATTGCCTGGGAAAGCATCGCTCAATAGCCACCTTTTGATAATCCGCCCCGTTGGTGACGCTTATACTTCACGATTTCTTTATCACCTGCTTGGGTCGGAACTCTTTCAGCGTTTTGTGGTTATTGAACAGAAAGGTACCACGTTCTACGGAATTACACAGGAAAGCGTTGAGGGTTTTCCGGCGGTGCTGCCATCATCGGATGAGCAGCGTTCCATCGCTTCCTTCCTCGACCGTGAAACTGGTCGTATCGATGAACTCATCGCCAGAAAACAGCGTCAGATCGATCTCCTCCAGGAAAAGCGCTCCGCCCTCATCAGCCACGTTGTCACCAAGGGTCTCGACCCGGACGTGAAGATGAAGGACTCCGGCGTGGAGTGGCTGGGGGAAGTCCCAGGGCATTGGGACGTATATCGCTTACGGGTGCTACTGAAAGACTGTGAGGGAATAAAGATCGGTCCTTTTGGGAGTGCTCTTCGATTGGAGTACATACAAGAGGATGGGTACAAGGTCTATGGGCAGGAACATCTCATAAATGCAGATTTTTCGCTGGGACACAAGTATATCGATGAGGACAAGTTCGAAGAGCTTATCATGTGCGAAATATTACCCGGAGACCTCGTCGTATCGATGATGGGGACTACTGGCAAGTGTCAGGTTGTTCCTGAAGGTATTGAGCGCGGCATAATGGACTCACACCTGTTGAGGTTACGCCCCAATGAATCAGTATTCCCGTTTTATCTAGCGTTACTTATCAATGATTCTGATTGCATACGCTACCAGATAACAACCAACAGCAAAGGGTCCATAATGGAGGGGCTCAACTCTTTTATCATAAAGGAGTTGCTAGTTGCGCTTCCTTCTTTAACGGAACAGCGGTCTATCGTGGCCTTCCTCGACCGAGAGACGTCCCATATCAACGAATTGATTGAGAAAGTCAAGAAGTCCATCGACCTGCTCCGCGAATACCGCACCGCCCTCATATCAGCCGCCGTTACCGGCAAGATTGACGTCCGTGAGGAGGTTGCCTGA